CTCGGCCATTCTCATATACCCGACGTCCTTGAGATCGGAGATGGTCCCTCGGGAAAGAGATACCTCAATACGGGTGACCTCGCGACATACGCCAGCTTTGCTTGCTACGATACCTCCACGGGATTCTCCTTGAGGACGATGGGCGCGGCCGCCGAGAGCAGGAAAAGCACTCCCCGTTAACCAAAAGGGGTTGCCAACGGGGCTTCCGGACACTATATAATAGTATCTCCGGTTCCAACCTTCACTGTTTCTTTCCGGGACGGGTGGAGGTATCTACAGCACGACCGAAAAAGGAGGGCACCATGAATATCTTCAGCACAGGCGACATACTTCAATTCGCTGTCCGGATCGAGGAAGACGGCGAGATGTTCTACCACAAGGCGGCTCTCAACGCCACGGACAAGGAAGTGAGAGACCTTTTCAACTATCTTGCCGACGAAGAGATCCGGCACAAAAGGATCTTTCAGGAAATGCTCTCGGGCATCGAGACGAACCCCCAGGCCGAGAGTTTCAGCGGCGAGTACGGGGCTTATTTGCGGGACTATGTCGACGGCAAGGCGGTATTCACAAAGGATGCCCGTGGCGAGGCAATGTCGGACGGTCTCGACGCAGCTTCGGCGCTCCACTTTGCCATGGGACGCGAGGCCGATTCGATCCTCTACTACCATGAGGCAAAACAGTTCGTCGACGAAAAGCACTACGCCGCGATCGACAGGATCATACAGGAAGAACGCAAACACTTCCACAAACTGGCGCAGATGAAGAAGAAATACACGTAGACGCATCGGGGAGCGGCGGGAAAACTCAAGGGCGTTATCTCTCGCCCGTTCGTCGCTTGACGCTCCTCTCTCAAGCTCACAGAGGACGCAGAGAGAGACCAAAAGAGAGAAAAGACTGCCGCCGGATCTCGGAGCCTCCCAAGATCCGGCGGCCTTCTCGTCCCGCCGTTCCGGCGGGAGAGAAAGAAATAGTGTTTTTATCCTGAAGGAGTTATCCCCCCTGTCGTCATAGGTCCTATATGTCCCCATAGGTCCTATAATCATCCTCCAGACCCCCCATACTCCCTCACTCCCTCAAGACTCCCATCCCCTCCCCATCAGTCCCACCTGAAAAGGATCCTCTTCTTTTGCCTCCCGTCGCAGACGGGATGCAAAGCCGGCCGGATCTTTTCTCTGCGATCTCCGCGGGCTTGAGAGACGAACGAAGTGAGGAACGGGCGAGAGGCAAACTCTTTCGCCCCTCCTTCACTTGAGAAGCATATCG
The Syntrophorhabdus sp. genome window above contains:
- a CDS encoding ferritin family protein, whose protein sequence is MNIFSTGDILQFAVRIEEDGEMFYHKAALNATDKEVRDLFNYLADEEIRHKRIFQEMLSGIETNPQAESFSGEYGAYLRDYVDGKAVFTKDARGEAMSDGLDAASALHFAMGREADSILYYHEAKQFVDEKHYAAIDRIIQEERKHFHKLAQMKKKYT